From a single Desulfitobacterium chlororespirans DSM 11544 genomic region:
- a CDS encoding TVP38/TMEM64 family protein encodes MSRKKLTSAIVLLLSLVIIGLLYPQIQHPDLFQDLILDLGWKGVLLDLLALSLLMFFPIIPFALLAGINIVIYGWSAGFLLSLTGSLLGSSLAFFISRLLGQEWARPHLNKLGKWGKLSDSKNFSLIILARLIFILPAAAVNYAAGVSPIRFRSFFLATLIGNIPIILWESWFGHDFWHLLQYPRRFSLALLTGAVIFSCAWLLWQYIDRQEKPST; translated from the coding sequence TTGTCCCGCAAAAAACTGACTTCGGCCATCGTTCTTTTATTATCATTGGTGATCATTGGTTTGCTCTATCCCCAAATCCAACATCCTGACCTTTTTCAGGACTTGATTTTGGATTTGGGGTGGAAAGGGGTTCTGCTGGATTTACTGGCATTGTCTTTGCTGATGTTTTTTCCTATTATCCCTTTTGCCCTCTTGGCAGGCATTAATATTGTGATTTATGGCTGGAGTGCCGGCTTCCTGCTTTCTCTTACCGGCAGTTTGTTAGGTTCTTCCCTGGCCTTTTTTATCAGCCGGCTGCTTGGTCAGGAATGGGCTCGCCCCCATCTGAACAAGCTTGGCAAATGGGGAAAACTTTCCGATTCCAAGAACTTTTCCTTGATTATTCTGGCCCGGCTTATTTTTATTTTGCCGGCTGCTGCGGTTAACTATGCGGCTGGCGTCTCACCGATCAGGTTTCGCTCTTTTTTTCTGGCCACATTGATCGGAAATATCCCAATAATCCTTTGGGAATCTTGGTTTGGCCATGATTTTTGGCATTTGCTTCAATATCCCAGGCGCTTTAGTTTGGCATTGCTGACCGGCGCAGTGATTTTTAGCTGTGCCTGGCTTCTTTGGCAGTATATCGATCGCCAAGAAAAGCCGTCAACTTGA
- a CDS encoding ATP-binding cassette domain-containing protein: MDRLCKSYGENQVLSNFSALIPRGRTTCIMAPSGRGKTTLLRILMGLEGSDSGAVSGLAGLRRSAVFQEDRLCENLSPVANIRLVCPHWEKKEIVAAMESVGLKGCASQPVRELSGGMRRRVSILRALLADYDILFLDEPFKGLDADTKALVMEDARRRSEGKTVLLVTHDPTEAEALKACQRIEV, translated from the coding sequence TTGGACAGATTGTGCAAATCATACGGAGAGAACCAGGTGCTGAGCAACTTCTCCGCCCTCATCCCCAGGGGCAGAACGACGTGCATCATGGCCCCCTCCGGCCGGGGCAAAACCACATTGCTGCGCATCCTCATGGGGCTGGAAGGATCGGACAGCGGTGCGGTCAGCGGCCTTGCCGGGCTGCGACGGAGCGCGGTTTTCCAGGAAGACCGGCTGTGCGAGAATCTGAGCCCGGTAGCCAATATTCGTCTCGTTTGCCCACACTGGGAGAAGAAGGAGATCGTGGCGGCCATGGAGTCGGTGGGGCTGAAAGGATGCGCTTCCCAGCCCGTTCGGGAACTCTCCGGAGGGATGCGCCGCCGGGTATCCATTCTCCGGGCTTTGCTGGCTGATTATGATATCCTCTTTTTGGATGAGCCCTTCAAGGGGCTGGATGCCGATACCAAAGCTCTGGTTATGGAGGATGCGCGGCGCAGAAGTGAAGGCAAGACGGTGCTGCTGGTGACCCATGATCCGACAGAGGCCGAAGCATTGAAGGCCTGTCAGCGGATTGAAGTTTGA
- a CDS encoding ABC transporter permease: MNSTTAGKGKEKPRIIKVWAVLLWVALWQTGSMALGQEILLVSPVSVLQRLVVLAGVADFWHSIAFSLGRIASGFLLATAAGVILAALSARFQRIQELLAPAMLTIKAIPVASFIILVLIWVPSRNLSVLISFLMVLPIIYTNVLDGIKATDSQLLEMARLFELSPGRTMRYIYLSQVLPFFRAACSVTLGLCWKSGIAAEVIGIPQGSIGEKLYHAKIYLDTPDLFAWTLVIVLISLIFEKLFLALVDRGVARLERM; the protein is encoded by the coding sequence ATGAATTCTACTACAGCCGGTAAGGGGAAGGAGAAGCCCCGGATCATCAAAGTTTGGGCCGTACTGCTCTGGGTCGCCCTGTGGCAGACTGGCAGCATGGCTCTGGGACAGGAGATACTGCTGGTATCCCCTGTTTCTGTTTTGCAGCGGCTGGTCGTGCTGGCAGGGGTGGCCGACTTCTGGCACTCCATCGCTTTTTCCCTGGGGCGGATTGCGTCGGGATTCCTGTTGGCCACGGCGGCCGGAGTGATCCTGGCCGCACTCTCCGCCCGGTTTCAGCGGATCCAGGAGCTGCTGGCTCCCGCTATGCTTACCATCAAAGCTATTCCTGTGGCCTCTTTCATTATTCTGGTCCTGATTTGGGTACCGTCCCGCAATCTGTCGGTGCTGATCTCCTTTCTTATGGTTCTGCCGATCATTTATACCAACGTATTGGACGGCATCAAAGCCACTGATTCTCAGCTGCTGGAAATGGCCCGGCTCTTTGAGCTGTCCCCCGGCCGGACGATGCGCTATATCTATCTCTCCCAGGTGCTCCCATTTTTTCGCGCAGCCTGTTCCGTGACTTTGGGCCTGTGCTGGAAATCAGGTATTGCGGCGGAGGTGATCGGCATTCCCCAGGGTTCCATCGGCGAAAAGCTCTATCACGCTAAAATTTATCTGGATACCCCCGACCTGTTTGCCTGGACTTTGGTGATCGTTTTGATCAGCCTGATTTTTGAAAAATTGTTTCTGGCTCTTGTGGATCGGGGCGTGGCCCGACTGGAAAGGATGTGA
- a CDS encoding ABC transporter substrate-binding protein, protein MKKLLSVLLSLVMTGALLTGCGSPAAPAAAPAENPAETPLETPAADPVDVKVLALKGPTAMGMVKFMNDADAGTITDNRYQFSIVAAVDEVTPKLVQGGADIAAVPANLAAVLYNNTKGGVKVLAINTLGVLYIVESGNTVSSVEDLRGKTIYASGKGATPEYALNYVLAENGIDPAKDVTIEWKSEHAECVAALAASENAIAMLPQPFVTTAQTKNQGIRVALDLTKEWDKIQSGAANPSALITGVVVARTEFIKEHPEAVAAFLDHYKNSVNFVNANTEDAAALVEKYDIVPAAVAVKALPACNITFAEGSGMKDKLSGYLSVLFEQNPKSVGGTLPADEFYYSR, encoded by the coding sequence ATGAAGAAACTGCTTTCTGTTCTGCTCAGTCTGGTCATGACCGGTGCATTGCTCACCGGCTGCGGTTCGCCTGCAGCCCCAGCCGCCGCCCCGGCTGAGAATCCGGCTGAAACCCCGCTGGAAACCCCAGCCGCTGATCCTGTCGATGTCAAGGTATTAGCCCTTAAAGGTCCCACCGCCATGGGAATGGTGAAGTTTATGAACGATGCCGATGCCGGTACGATTACGGATAACCGGTATCAATTTTCCATCGTCGCCGCGGTGGATGAAGTCACACCCAAGCTGGTGCAAGGGGGAGCCGATATTGCCGCCGTCCCCGCTAACCTGGCCGCGGTCCTCTATAACAACACCAAAGGCGGAGTGAAGGTGCTGGCTATCAACACCCTGGGCGTCCTTTACATCGTGGAGAGCGGCAATACCGTCAGCTCTGTGGAGGATCTGCGGGGCAAGACGATCTACGCCAGCGGGAAGGGTGCCACCCCCGAGTACGCCCTCAATTATGTTCTGGCTGAGAACGGTATCGATCCGGCCAAGGATGTGACCATTGAATGGAAAAGCGAACATGCCGAGTGCGTGGCTGCTTTGGCTGCCTCTGAAAATGCCATTGCCATGCTGCCCCAGCCTTTTGTCACCACTGCCCAGACTAAAAACCAGGGGATCCGGGTTGCCCTGGATCTGACCAAAGAATGGGATAAGATTCAATCCGGTGCGGCGAACCCTTCTGCTCTGATCACCGGCGTGGTAGTAGCCCGGACGGAATTTATCAAGGAACATCCGGAGGCTGTTGCTGCTTTCCTGGATCACTACAAGAACTCTGTTAACTTCGTGAACGCTAACACCGAAGATGCTGCCGCTTTGGTTGAGAAATACGATATTGTTCCTGCTGCTGTAGCCGTGAAAGCCCTGCCCGCCTGCAACATCACCTTTGCCGAGGGGAGCGGCATGAAGGATAAGCTTTCAGGTTACCTCAGCGTCCTCTTTGAGCAGAATCCCAAGTCAGTAGGAGGAACGCTGCCCGCCGATGAATTCTACTACAGCCGGTAA
- a CDS encoding Crp/Fnr family transcriptional regulator, producing MTRQQILSSIEISPLLQGCGIDPALMLVHHYRGGQIVSDRPAGITSVGLVVEGIVDVYSVALDGRDVQLNALEAGDCFGICNLLALAEMETVLRCRTDTTLIFIPKQALVSVMEHDPAFALRYAALCNRKIQFLIRRIEMLTIQSCRGKVIGYLLSQQNSEGRVIPDCSREDLARRLDVSRAALFRELAFLQSQGLLVLADREIVIVDQAGLEHILYQPSGSK from the coding sequence ATGACAAGACAGCAAATCCTCTCATCTATAGAAATCTCACCACTTCTGCAGGGTTGTGGCATCGATCCTGCGTTGATGTTGGTGCACCATTATCGAGGGGGTCAGATCGTCAGCGATCGTCCTGCGGGCATTACTTCCGTGGGTTTGGTGGTGGAGGGGATCGTGGACGTATATTCTGTGGCCCTGGACGGGCGGGACGTACAACTCAACGCTTTGGAGGCGGGGGATTGTTTCGGCATTTGTAATCTCCTTGCCCTGGCGGAAATGGAGACGGTTCTCCGCTGCCGTACGGACACAACGCTGATTTTTATTCCCAAACAAGCGCTGGTATCCGTAATGGAGCACGATCCGGCTTTTGCCCTGCGCTATGCCGCTCTCTGCAACCGGAAAATCCAGTTCCTGATCCGGCGCATTGAGATGCTGACCATCCAGTCCTGCCGTGGTAAAGTGATCGGCTATCTTCTCTCCCAGCAAAACAGCGAGGGGAGGGTTATACCGGACTGCTCCCGGGAAGATTTGGCCCGCCGTCTGGATGTGAGCCGGGCAGCCCTTTTCCGGGAATTAGCCTTTCTCCAATCCCAAGGCCTCTTAGTCTTGGCAGACAGGGAAATCGTGATTGTGGATCAAGCCGGTCTGGAACACATCCTGTACCAGCCCTCCGGCTCCAAATAA
- a CDS encoding GTP-binding protein — MPKKNILFSGSSAVGKTAVIKALLPALLAGGASPCVCKIDCLQTGDAQVYQNMGLPCVTGLSGDICPDHFLVSNLPELWNWADEQHRDTLLLETAGLCHRCSPATEGMTAGCVLDCTSSCRAPAQLGPMLTQADFVVLTKIDMVSQAEREIIAWQVQQLNPRAVLFPVDGLAGYGADPLAQWLLEHEDGSEFENDRLRHTMPSGVCSYCVGEQRVGSAYQQGVVGKINFKEAEQ; from the coding sequence ATGCCCAAAAAGAACATTTTGTTTTCCGGTTCCTCCGCAGTGGGAAAAACCGCAGTGATCAAGGCCCTGCTACCTGCCCTGCTGGCAGGGGGAGCATCACCCTGTGTCTGCAAGATCGATTGCCTGCAGACCGGAGACGCCCAAGTCTACCAGAACATGGGGCTTCCCTGTGTCACAGGTCTCAGCGGAGATATCTGCCCGGATCATTTTCTGGTTTCCAACCTGCCCGAGCTCTGGAACTGGGCGGATGAACAACACAGGGATACGCTTTTGCTCGAGACCGCCGGACTCTGCCATCGCTGTTCTCCGGCTACAGAGGGCATGACAGCAGGCTGTGTGCTGGACTGTACCTCCAGTTGCCGGGCCCCCGCTCAGCTTGGTCCCATGCTCACCCAGGCTGATTTTGTGGTCCTGACTAAAATCGATATGGTCTCCCAGGCGGAACGGGAGATCATCGCCTGGCAGGTACAGCAGCTCAATCCAAGGGCTGTGCTTTTCCCGGTGGACGGCCTGGCCGGCTACGGCGCCGACCCGTTGGCTCAATGGCTCTTGGAGCATGAAGACGGGTCAGAGTTTGAGAATGACCGGCTGCGGCACACCATGCCCAGCGGGGTCTGCTCCTACTGTGTGGGAGAGCAGAGAGTCGGCAGTGCCTATCAACAGGGTGTGGTAGGAAAAATCAACTTTAAGGAAGCTGAACAATGA